The genomic interval GCTTTGACGAGCAGTACGGCACGTGCTTTTCTACATACGCCGTCCCAAAGATCTCGGGCGAGATCCGGCGCTTTCTGCGCGATGACGGCGCGGTCAAGGTCAGCCGCAGCATCAAGGAGCGCGCGCAGGGCATCCGCACGGCGCGCACGCGCCTGGAGCAGACGCTCGGCCGCGAGCCGACGCTCTCCGAGCTCGCGGCCGAGACCGGGCTCGAGCCCGAAGAGATCGCCGCCGCCGAGACGGCCACCGGCCCTACGGAGTCCCTGCAGAAGGAGAACGGGGAGACCGGCTTTACGCTCGAGCACACGCTTGGGGACTACGATCAGGAAGAGCGCATGGTCGAATACGCCGCCCTGCGTGAGGCGCTGTGCCAGCTCCCGGAGCGGGAGCGGCAGGTCATCGCCCTGCGGTTTTATCACGGCCTGACGCAGCAGCGCGCTGCCGGCATCCTGCATATCTCGCAGGTGCAGGTGTCGCGCCTGGAGCGACGCGCCGTGGAGCGCCTGCGCGAGTGGCTGGCCACCTAGGCAGCCGGAGATCTGTTCTCCGGCTGCTTTTTCATGTCCCGGGCTTGACGACACAAGATATATGATGTTATGATGATTCTAACCGAATATCTTGCGCCGATTTGGAGGGACTGCCTGTGTACACGCCAAAAGAAGTTGCGGAGAATTATCTTTCTACCTGCCGGGCCAAGACGGCGCTGCCGCTGGGGCGGATGTTTCTGCTCGCCTGTCTGGCGGGGGCGTTCGTCGCGCTGGCAGGCGTCGCGTCCACGGCGGCCGCGGCCACGGTGGGCGATCCGTCGCTGGCGAAGCTCATCTCCGGCTGTGTCTTTCCGGCCGGCCTCGCCATGGTCATCGTGGCCGGCAGCGAGCTGTTCACCGGCAACAATCTCATGATCATGGGCGTTTTGTCGCGCGTGATCTCTGCACGGCGGATGCTGCGCAACTGGGGCGTTGTCTATCTGGGCAATTTCGTGGGTGCGGCGCTCGTCGCGGCGCTCTGCGTGCTGGGGCATGTGTTCGCCGCGTTTGACGGCCGGCTGGCGGCGTCTGTGATCTCCATCGCGCAGGCGAAGGCGTTCCTGTCGTTCGGCGATGCGTTTGTGCGCGGGATCCTGTGCAATTTCCTTGTCTGCATCGCCGTCTGGATGGCCAGCGCGGCCAAGTCCGTCCCTGGCAAGATCCTGGCCGTGTTTTTCCCGATCATGACGTTCGTCGTCGCGGGCTTTGAGCACAGCGTGGCCGATATGTATTATCTCACTGCTGGGCTGCTGACCGCGGCGCAGACCAGCGCGGCGGCCGCGGGCCTGACGTGGGGCAGGGCGCTGCTGGGCAATCTCCTGCCGGTCACGCTCGGCAACCTTGTCGGCGGCGTGTTTCTGGTGGGCGTGAGCGGGTGGTATCTCTACCTGAAGCAGGGAAAAACCACAGTTATTTCTTAGACGGCATTGTTAATTTGTAGATAACTGGCATCTTGTCCAGAAACGGCGAGCAAAATTGTGTACGTTCCACAAAACAGAACAACATTTGTTGACGAATTCACCCGATTGTGCTACTATGATAACCGTTGAGATTTGGATATTTGAATAGATGCATTTCATTTTTTAATACCCATTTGCACATTTTTAATACCCCTCGAGGGGAGGAGCATCGTTTTGAAAAAAATATATGTCATGATCGGCAACTACGGCAGCGGCAAGAGTGAGCTTGCGCTGAATTTTGCTTTTAAAGCGGCTGAAACCGGAAAGACAGAACTCATTGACCTGGACCTGGTCAATACCTACTTCCGCCTGACGGAGCGCGGCAAGCTCGTGGAGCAGAAAGAGATTCGTCTCATCTCTCCGAACTATGCCTGCTCCGGCGTGGAGACGCTGTCCCTGCCGGCAGAGGTCGCTTCTGCATTTGCCATGAACTGGGACACCGTCGTGTTCGACGTCGGCGGTGACGCCGTCGGTTCCACGGCCCTCGGCCGCTATTATGAGGACTTTCAGGACTTCATGGCCATGGGCCCGGAGCAGCTGGAGGTCCTGAACGTGGTCAATATCCGCCGCCCGCTCGCCGGCACGGTGGAGAAGATCATCGACCTGCAGCAGCAGATGGAGATCCATTCCCACCTGAAGATCACGGGTATGATCAACAACACCAACCTTGCCACCATGACCACGCCGGCGGAGCTGCGCGACGGTTATGAGATGCTGCGCGAGGTCAGCGACCGGACAGGCGTCCCGGTCATGTACACGACCGGCAAGAAGGAGATGCTCGACATTTTCCTTGCCGAGGGTCACGACCCGAAGTATATCGGCAAACCCGTCGCCATAGACATCATCATGAAGCGCGACTGGGAGAGCTATATCCACAGTCTGTCGGAGAAGAAACAGGCGTAACCCGCTCTTGCGGTTTACATAGGCAATTTCGCAAAACAGAACAGAAAAGAGGTAGCAAAAATGGTAAAGGTGACCATCAACGAGAATCTTTGCAAGGGTTGCGGTCTCTGTGTCAGAGCTTGCCCGAAGGGCGTTCTGGCGCTGGCGAAAGACAAACTCAACGCAAAGGGTTATCATCCGTCCGTCGTCGCGAATCCGGAGGCCTGCATCGGCTGCGCTTCCTGCGCGCGTACTTGCCCGGACGTGGTAATCAGCATTGTGAGAGATTAAGGAGGTACATCGAAAATGGCATTGACGCTTATGAAGGGTAGCGAAGCTATCGCTGAGGCTGCGATCCGTGCAGGCGCGCGTTACTTCTTCGGCTATCCGATCACTCCGCAGACGGAGATTCCTGAATACATGTCCGCACGTATGCCCGAAGTCGGCGGCTGCTTCCTGCAGGCCGAGAGCGAAGTTGCGGCTATCAACATGATTTACGGCGCAGCCGGTGCTGGTGCACGTGCGCTGACCTCTTCCTCCAGCCCCGGTGTCAGCCTGAAGCAGGAAGGCATTTCCTACTGCGCAGGCGCGCAGCTGCCGGCTGTCATCCTGAACGTCATGCGCGGCGGCCCCGGCCTCGGCAACATTCAGGCTTCCCAGGGCGACTACTTCCAGGCTGTCAAGGGCGGCGGCAACGGTGACTATCACCTGCTGACCTATGCTCCGGCATCCGTGCAGGAAGCGATCGACATCATGATGTACGCCTTCGACAAGGCTGAGAAGTACCGCATACCGGTCCTCTTCCTGGCTGACGGCATCATCGCTCAGATGATGGAGCCCGTGGAGATGCCCGAGATGGTCGACTACAAGATCGATCCCGAGAAGAAGCCCTGGGCCTGCACCGGCTGGAAACCGGGCGACGATCCGGCAAAGCGCGGCGTCATCAACTCCATCTACATCGATACCGAGACCCTGTCCGTCCACAACGACGAGCTGCAGGCCTGCTATCGTGAGATCACTGCCAACGAGCAGCAGTGGGAAGAGTACAACCTCGAGGGTGCTGAGTATGTCATCACCGCTTTCGGCACGGTTGCGCGTATTGCCAAGTCTGCGATCGTTGAGCTCAAGGAGCAGGGCATCAACGTTGGTCTGGTCCGCCCGATCACCGTTTGGCCGTTCCCGTACGACGCCGTCAAGAAGGCTGCGGAGCAGCCGGGCGTGAAGGCTGTGCTCGATGTCGAGCTGAACGAAGGCCAGATGCTCGAGGACGTCAAGCTCGCCATCAACGGCGCAAAGCCGGTCGACTTCTTTGGCCACCTCGGCAGCCAGATGCCGACCACCGAAGAGATCAAGGCGAAGATTATCAGCATGAAGGAGGGCAAGTAAATGTCTGTTGTTTTTGAAAAGACCAAGCTCCTCACGGACAAGCAGTTCCACTACTGCCCGGGCTGCAACCATGGCATTATCCACCGCCTGGTCGCTGAGGTCATTGATGAGATGAATCTGGACGGCAAAGTCATCGGCGTCGCGCCGGTCGGCTGCTCCGTTTTTGCTTATGATTACTTCAACTGCGATATGTACGAAGCCGCGCACGGCCGTGCACCCGCAGTCGCCACCGGCGCCAAGCGCGTCGTCGGCAAGGACACCCTCGTCTTCACCTATCAGGGCGACGGCGACCTGGCCTCCATCGGCACCGCTGAGATCGTTCACGCTGCGCACCGCGGCGAGAAGATCTCCACGATCTTTGTCAACAACGCGATCTACGGCATGACCGGCGGCCAGATGGCCCCGACCACGCTGGTTGGCCAGAAGACCACCACGAGCCCCTATGGCCGTGATGAGGACTGGTGCGGCGCACCTCTGAAGGTCTCCGAGATGCTCGCGGAAGTGCCGTGCTCCTACTACATCGAGCGCGTCGCTGTCAACAACACCCCGAACATCGTCAAGGCGAAGAAGGCCATTTCCAAGGCGTTCCATTATCAGATGGAAGGCAAGGGCTTCACGATGGTCGAAGTCCTGTCCGCCTGCCCGACGAACTGGGGCCTGAGCCCGATCAAGGCGATGGAGTGGCTGGAAGAGAACATGATTCCGTACTACCCGCTCGGCGTTAAGAAGGACAAGGGGGCTGAATAATATGAAGAAAGAATATATTTTTGCTGGCTTTGGCGGTCAGGGCATGCTCCTGATCGGTAAGTTCCTGGCTATGGCCTGCATGCTCGACGGCAAGCACGTCTCCTGGCTGCCCTCTTACGGCCCTGAGATGCGCGGCGGCACGGCGAACTGCTCCGTCATCGTCTCCGACGATCCGGTCGCATCCCCGCTGGTCGACATGGCTGACTGTGTTGTGGCGATGAACCGTCCGTCTCTGGACAAGTTCGAGAGCCACGTCAAGCCGGGCGGCGTCCTCGTCATCAACAGCTCCATCATCGACCGCAAGGCCGAGCGTGATGACATCCAGGTCGTCTACTGCGACGCCAACGGCATTGCCGAGTCCGTCGGCAACCCGAAGGGCGCAAACGTTGCGATCCTCGGCGCTCTGATGGAGAAGGCTCCGGTCGTCTCCAACGAGATCCTTGGCGAAGCGATCCGCATCGAGCTTGGCGAGAAGAAGGCCAAGTTCCTCGAGGGCAACATGAAGGCGCTCGAGGCCGGCGAAGCCGCTGCGAGAGGCTAAACCGTACTGAACATAAAAAAGAACCGATTCATCCGAATCGGTTCTTTTTTTGCGCGTGTGCGCGCGAGATGCGCCTGCCTGTATTATTGCTTGTCTTTGGATTTGAAGCACATGGCCACGAGCAGACCGAAGAAAATGGCTGCGCAGATCCCGGCCGCACCGGCCTCAAAGCCGCCGGTGAACGCACCGAGCACGCCCTTTTCGGCCACGGCATCGCGCACGCCTTTTGCCAGCAGGTTGCCGAACCCGGTCAGCGGTACGGTCGCCCCCGCGCCGGCCCATTTGGCGAACGGCCCATAGACGCCGACCGCGCCGAGCACCACGCCTGCCACAACATACAGCGTCAGGATACGTGCCGGGGTCAGCTTCGTCTTGTCGATCAGGATCTGACCGATCATGCATAGGACGGCGCCGACCAGAAATGCTTTTACATAGCCAAGGATCATGTGTTCACCTGCGTTTCGATCGCCACGGCGTGGGAGATTCCGGGGATGCTTTCGCCCTGCATGGATGCGGTGGGCGACATGAGCGCGCCGGTCGCCGCAAACAACAGCCGCCGGATCTGGCCGCCTGCCAGCAGCTTCAGCAGATGCCCCGCGAGCACGGCTGCGCTGCATCCGCAGCCGGAGCCGCCGGCGTGTACGTCCTGCCCCTCCAGGTCATAGATCAGCAGGCCGCAGTCCGTGTAGAGCCCCTCGAGCTCGATGCCGTCGTTCTGAAACAGCCGCGTCACGACCGTGTGCCCGATCTTGCCGAGGTCGCCGGTTACGATCAGGTCGTAGTAGTCCGGCGTGCGGCCGGTGTCGGCAAAGTGCGCCTTGAGCGTCTCATAGGCGGCGGGCGCCATGGCGGCGCCCATATTGTTCGCGTCCGTGATGCCCGCGTCGGCGATCTTTCCGGTCGTCACCATCGTCACACGCGGCCCGCTGCCGGCCGCGCCGAGGATGAGCGCGCCGGAGCCGGTGACGGTCCACTGCGCAGTCGGTGTGCGCACGCCGCCGTATTCCAGCGGGAACCGGTACTGCCGCTCGGCAGAGCAGAAGTGCGAGCTCGTGAGCGCGGCGGCGTGCTCGGCGTAGCCGCCGTCGATGAGCATGGCGGCCAGACTGAGCGATTCCGCCATCGTCGAGCACGCGCCATACAGGCCCAGATAGGGCACGCCGATGTCGCGCATGGCATAGGCCGAGCCTACGCATTGGTTGAGCAGGTCACCGGAGAGCACATAGTCGAGCTGCTCCGGGAGCAGCCCGGCCTTCTGGCACACAAGGTCGAAGCACTGCCGCAGCATGGCGCTCTCGGCCTGCTCCCAGCTCTTTGTGCCGAAATAGGTGTCCTGACTGACGCTGTCAAAGCAATCGCGCAGCGGGCCCTCGCCCTCCTTTTTGCCTACGACGCTGGCGGAGGCAAGGATCACGGGCGGGGCGACAAACTGCACGGTCTGAGGTCCGATTCGTTTGGATTTCAAGCAATCACCTTCGACGCTAGCGTTTCCGTTTTTGCGGGAAATATGCGCGGCGCGGCCGCCCATCCGGGTGGCCGCGCGCCGGTTTATGTACCTTTGTATTTTCGCCGCGTCGCCATGCCGCCGCGGATGTGCCGCTCCGCCTTGTTGCGGTCCAGCAGCTGCCGGACCTGCTGATAGAGCGCGGGGTTGATCTTCTCCAGCCGCTCCGTCAGATCCTTGTGGACGGTCGATTTTGAAACACCGAATTGTTTGGCGGCGGCGCGGACGGTGGTATTGTTGGCGAGAAGATATTCCGCAAGATCGCATGCGCGCGCTTCCATGTCCGTGTGCACTTACACCACTCCCCATATTTGCGTAATTCAGTATATGAATTTTTGCGGGGAATATGAGGCGGGCGCGCCGTGCGTGCCATTGCTTTGCGTGGACAACTGTGCAGGGGTGTGTTAGAATTCAAATAGAATGGCCTGAAGTGGGAGGAATGAACGTGGAGCTGCTGAAAATGGGGCTGCTTTTGCTGGTCGGATTCCTGTTTGGCGGGTACCACTTTGACGATCAGGTGCTGATCTCGGAGCGGCTGTCCGGCCATCATCGTGTGAAGTTGAAAAACACTCGCGTGATCAAAGTGTTTTTGCTCTTGCGCGATAAAAACCAACACAGTTATTTTTCGACGGTCGCCGTTTGCATGTAGATTTACGCATATCTTCTGGGAATCGCGAACTTTCTTTTGGCAGCCGTAATCCGTACTCGCGAAGCGGTCGATATTGTATTATATATTGACTATGGTTTTGGATTACTGGGCATGTTCGTAATTGTGTTCTTTGGTGCCTTTTATAGCATGAAGCGCAAAAAATGAGCGAGGATGGGTGCGCGCCATCTTTCAACCGATGAGAGATATAGGAGTGGAATGTATGAATTTTTGCTGCGAAGATATGCAGGCACATGTCCGCATCGTGACGGAACACACGGCACAGCTCTGCGATGGCAAAGCGATCTCATATCTGCCGCAGTTTCATGAATACGGCATCCCGTGCGGGGATGGGCATTCGCATATCGTGATTCATTATTGCCCGTGGTGTGCAAAGCCTCTGCTTCCGGCATCTCTTCGTGAGCGCTGGGTGGATGAGCTGATAGCCATGGGGTATGCCGATCCGCTGTTTGACGAGACGATCCCCGAGGCATACAAGACTGACCGCTGGTGGAGAGAACGAGCTTGAGATAAGGACGACTGAAGGAGACAGAAATGAAGCAGCGCTATGAGATACCGCTGCCGCTGGACGAGGTCAAGGAGCGGCTACGTGCAGATATGCAGACGGACTGGCCATTGGGGAAACTGTTGCGTAGTGTGAAAAGGCCGGCGAATGACCGACGCGGTCTATACGGGCAGATCGAGGGTGAGCGCCTCTGGGCGGTTATGATGCACGGATATGATATGTACCCGAAGCGCGTGTTTTTCGGTACGCTCCGTGCACAGGGCGATCACACAATCCTTGAGGGTGGTTTTCGCTATCCGATGCAGGTGCTGCTGAAGCTGGCAGTGCTCTTGGCGTGGATTTTGTTCGGTATCATCCGTATAGGTGTGTATACTGCGCCTGCGCTCCTTTGCGAAGCTGCGCTGTGCGCGCTTTTCTTTGCGCTGCTGATCGTGCCGGGGCGCTTGATTAACCGTGAGAATGACCGGACAGTGAGAGAATATTTTCAGCGGGCTTCCCGCGGGGAGCCATTCGCTCAGGAAGTCAACCCGGAATAAAGAGACAATTGGGAAAGGGACGCTGGCTGTGCGAGCATTTGCTTTGCATAGGTGTCAGTGGGCGAGATAGCTTGCGGGCGGTGCATCAGCACTGCCCACGTTTTTCTTCGTTTCGCTGCGTATTCGCCGGTGAAAATGTCGCGGCGGCAGAAATTTTACTCCTATTTTACAAACCGCTTGCATTCTCCGGCACCATGTGGTAAGCTGTCGATTGGTTTCCGGAATGCGGCGAAAGGGGGAGCGCCCTGGCGCCGCGCTCAACAGAAAAATGATGACGAAACCAGATTGCGAGGGAGCCCGTGTTCCGGGTTGAGAGGATCCCAGGGAGGATCGACCGGCCAAATCCG from Clostridiales bacterium carries:
- a CDS encoding sigma-70 family RNA polymerase sigma factor → MIAEETRDLLRRAQAGDAAAAEQMVTENTGLIWSVARRFFGRGVEPDDLYQLGCVGFLKAMQGFDEQYGTCFSTYAVPKISGEIRRFLRDDGAVKVSRSIKERAQGIRTARTRLEQTLGREPTLSELAAETGLEPEEIAAAETATGPTESLQKENGETGFTLEHTLGDYDQEERMVEYAALREALCQLPERERQVIALRFYHGLTQQRAAGILHISQVQVSRLERRAVERLREWLAT
- a CDS encoding formate/nitrite transporter family protein; protein product: MYTPKEVAENYLSTCRAKTALPLGRMFLLACLAGAFVALAGVASTAAAATVGDPSLAKLISGCVFPAGLAMVIVAGSELFTGNNLMIMGVLSRVISARRMLRNWGVVYLGNFVGAALVAALCVLGHVFAAFDGRLAASVISIAQAKAFLSFGDAFVRGILCNFLVCIAVWMASAAKSVPGKILAVFFPIMTFVVAGFEHSVADMYYLTAGLLTAAQTSAAAAGLTWGRALLGNLLPVTLGNLVGGVFLVGVSGWYLYLKQGKTTVIS
- a CDS encoding 4Fe-4S binding protein: MVKVTINENLCKGCGLCVRACPKGVLALAKDKLNAKGYHPSVVANPEACIGCASCARTCPDVVISIVRD
- the vorB gene encoding 3-methyl-2-oxobutanoate dehydrogenase subunit VorB — encoded protein: MALTLMKGSEAIAEAAIRAGARYFFGYPITPQTEIPEYMSARMPEVGGCFLQAESEVAAINMIYGAAGAGARALTSSSSPGVSLKQEGISYCAGAQLPAVILNVMRGGPGLGNIQASQGDYFQAVKGGGNGDYHLLTYAPASVQEAIDIMMYAFDKAEKYRIPVLFLADGIIAQMMEPVEMPEMVDYKIDPEKKPWACTGWKPGDDPAKRGVINSIYIDTETLSVHNDELQACYREITANEQQWEEYNLEGAEYVITAFGTVARIAKSAIVELKEQGINVGLVRPITVWPFPYDAVKKAAEQPGVKAVLDVELNEGQMLEDVKLAINGAKPVDFFGHLGSQMPTTEEIKAKIISMKEGK
- a CDS encoding thiamine pyrophosphate-dependent enzyme; the protein is MSVVFEKTKLLTDKQFHYCPGCNHGIIHRLVAEVIDEMNLDGKVIGVAPVGCSVFAYDYFNCDMYEAAHGRAPAVATGAKRVVGKDTLVFTYQGDGDLASIGTAEIVHAAHRGEKISTIFVNNAIYGMTGGQMAPTTLVGQKTTTSPYGRDEDWCGAPLKVSEMLAEVPCSYYIERVAVNNTPNIVKAKKAISKAFHYQMEGKGFTMVEVLSACPTNWGLSPIKAMEWLEENMIPYYPLGVKKDKGAE
- a CDS encoding 2-oxoacid:acceptor oxidoreductase family protein: MKKEYIFAGFGGQGMLLIGKFLAMACMLDGKHVSWLPSYGPEMRGGTANCSVIVSDDPVASPLVDMADCVVAMNRPSLDKFESHVKPGGVLVINSSIIDRKAERDDIQVVYCDANGIAESVGNPKGANVAILGALMEKAPVVSNEILGEAIRIELGEKKAKFLEGNMKALEAGEAAARG
- the spoVAE gene encoding stage V sporulation protein AE, whose protein sequence is MILGYVKAFLVGAVLCMIGQILIDKTKLTPARILTLYVVAGVVLGAVGVYGPFAKWAGAGATVPLTGFGNLLAKGVRDAVAEKGVLGAFTGGFEAGAAGICAAIFFGLLVAMCFKSKDKQ
- the spoVAD gene encoding stage V sporulation protein AD; translation: MKSKRIGPQTVQFVAPPVILASASVVGKKEGEGPLRDCFDSVSQDTYFGTKSWEQAESAMLRQCFDLVCQKAGLLPEQLDYVLSGDLLNQCVGSAYAMRDIGVPYLGLYGACSTMAESLSLAAMLIDGGYAEHAAALTSSHFCSAERQYRFPLEYGGVRTPTAQWTVTGSGALILGAAGSGPRVTMVTTGKIADAGITDANNMGAAMAPAAYETLKAHFADTGRTPDYYDLIVTGDLGKIGHTVVTRLFQNDGIELEGLYTDCGLLIYDLEGQDVHAGGSGCGCSAAVLAGHLLKLLAGGQIRRLLFAATGALMSPTASMQGESIPGISHAVAIETQVNT
- the spoIIID gene encoding sporulation transcriptional regulator SpoIIID, producing MHTDMEARACDLAEYLLANNTTVRAAAKQFGVSKSTVHKDLTERLEKINPALYQQVRQLLDRNKAERHIRGGMATRRKYKGT